Proteins encoded by one window of Dioscorea cayenensis subsp. rotundata cultivar TDr96_F1 chromosome 20, TDr96_F1_v2_PseudoChromosome.rev07_lg8_w22 25.fasta, whole genome shotgun sequence:
- the LOC120251872 gene encoding uncharacterized protein LOC120251872 isoform X1 — MDMEDWEMLNTEEHGSPNNFTKLEEEESKFNPDNDGVVNMDYFTCVFPPSSLLNNNNVEAEDVQEDDLSKIKEVRSLALLPDVLAEMGIISELFKGNLEDDSVNMKIEHPKCIIREFYQSEDSEDYSSEELSFRDDDDYGDGNNNDGSQSRVKLWGSRLIGAAAATLCVLLLSGCPKRKPRLQNQEIEDPHTSVSATLLRGARGANISFQDFKK; from the exons ATGGATATGGAAGACTGGGAGATGCTCAACACAGAAGAACATGGAAGTCCAAACAACTTCACCAAATTGGAGGAGGAAGAATCAAAATTCAATCCTGATAACGACGGCGTTGTAAACATGGATTACTTCACCTGCGTATTTCCTCCCTCTTCACTGCTCAACAACAATAATGTTGAAGCCGAAGATGTTCAAGAAGATGACctgtcaaaaataaaagaggtaAGAAGCCTTGCGCTGCTGCCGGATGTACTAGCAGAGATGGGGATAATATCTGAACTATTCAAGGGGAATCTAGAGGATGATTCTGTGAACATGAAGATTGAACATCCGAAATGCATTATCAGGGAGTTCTACCAGAGTGAAGACTCGGAGGATTATAGCTCAGAGGAATTATCGTTTcgagatgatgatgattatggaGATGGCAATAACAATGATGGTAGTCAGTCTCGTGTGAAGTTATGGGGATCAAGATTGATAGGAGCAGCTGCGGCCACATTGTGTGTTCTTCTGCTAAGTGGATGCCCGAAGAGGAAACCACGGCTTCAGAATCAG GAAATAGAGGATCCGCACACATCTGTTAGTGCAACACTATTGAGAGGTGCAAGAGGTGCAAATATCTCTTTCCAAGATTTTAAAAAGTGA
- the LOC120251872 gene encoding uncharacterized protein LOC120251872 isoform X2 produces the protein MDMEDWEMLNTEEHGSPNNFTKLEEEESKFNPDNDGVVNMDYFTCVFPPSSLLNNNNVEAEDVQEDDLSKIKEVRSLALLPDVLAEMGIISELFKGNLEDDSVNMKIEHPKCIIREFYQSEDSEDYSSEELSFRDDDDYGDGNNNDGSQSRVKLWGSRLIGAAAATLCVLLLSGCPKRKPRLQNQRS, from the exons ATGGATATGGAAGACTGGGAGATGCTCAACACAGAAGAACATGGAAGTCCAAACAACTTCACCAAATTGGAGGAGGAAGAATCAAAATTCAATCCTGATAACGACGGCGTTGTAAACATGGATTACTTCACCTGCGTATTTCCTCCCTCTTCACTGCTCAACAACAATAATGTTGAAGCCGAAGATGTTCAAGAAGATGACctgtcaaaaataaaagaggtaAGAAGCCTTGCGCTGCTGCCGGATGTACTAGCAGAGATGGGGATAATATCTGAACTATTCAAGGGGAATCTAGAGGATGATTCTGTGAACATGAAGATTGAACATCCGAAATGCATTATCAGGGAGTTCTACCAGAGTGAAGACTCGGAGGATTATAGCTCAGAGGAATTATCGTTTcgagatgatgatgattatggaGATGGCAATAACAATGATGGTAGTCAGTCTCGTGTGAAGTTATGGGGATCAAGATTGATAGGAGCAGCTGCGGCCACATTGTGTGTTCTTCTGCTAAGTGGATGCCCGAAGAGGAAACCACGGCTTCAGAATCAG AGATCGTAG
- the LOC120251325 gene encoding uncharacterized protein LOC120251325 — translation MSLVAHGESSRKIGGGLFVYPQLTMMNYTCWVIRVQAMMEDQGVWEAIKPTAGEVVDTKKDKKARSRLLQALPEDLLMQVASKKPAKEVWDCLKARFVGADRVKEARLQTLKSDFDALRMQEGETLDQYARKLTNMAVRYANLGGSLDDTTFVKKLFDTIPEHFVTVIAGIEQFYDLKKLLFEEAVGRLKSYEERTRRVSGGTIGDGQLLLTRVEWEARQKKESADSSGRGKSPESSRDRGSLGRGKGRGRGSRGSVPGKDCSSGSSGRGLQGTQERRRGTLTLGDDTALALLLVVSDELTLTVRTREEQRDIGFLNEEKVFPELHLVEEDAGTSDFWYIDNGASSHMTRDKEKFHELDKSVTGKVTFGDRSTIEIMGKGSIMFICKNGEYWLLQEVYYIPRLRSNLVSLGQLTEIGCRVVMNEDELKMYDKLHLQLIMKVKRSSNCLYRIKLEQARPVCMLMNIDDPAWL, via the exons ATGTCGCTCGTCGCGCACGGAGAGTCCTCACGGAAGATCGGTGGTGGACTGTTCGTGTACCCGCAACTGACGATGATGAACTACACATGTTGGGTGATCCGGGTGCAGGCCATGATGGAGGACCAAGGAGTGTGGGAGGCGATCAAACCGACGGCCGGAGAGGTTGTCGACACGAAGAAAGACAAGAAGGCACGGTCGCGTCTTCTTCAGGCTCTCCCGGAGGACCTTCTCATGCAGGTTGCATCCAAGAAGCCAGCAAAGGAGGTTTGGGACTGCCTCAAGGCAAGGTTCGTAGGCGCAGATCGTGTCAAGGAGGCACGTCTGCAGACGTTGAAGAGTGATTTCGATGCACTGCGTATGCAAGAAGGGGAGACTCTTGATCAGTACGCCAGGAAACTTACCAACATGGCGGTCCGGTATGCCAACCTGGGTGGTAGCCTGGATGACACAACTTTCGTGAAAAAGTTGTTCGACACCATACCTGAGCATTTCGTCACTGTGATCGCCGGCATCGAGCAGTTCTACGATTTGAAGAAGCTACTTTTTGAGGAGGCAGTAGGTCGGCTGAAGTCCTACGAGGAGCGTACACGACGGGTATCTGGCGGCACCATCGGTGATGGTCAGCTCCTCCTCACTCGAGTTGAGTGGGAGGCGCGGCAGAAGAAGGAGTCAGCGGATTCCTCGGGAAGAGGGAAGTCACCTGAGAGCAGCCGCGACCGGGGTAGCCTTGGGCGTGGTAAAGGGAGAGGACGTGGCAGCCGCGGGAGTGTGCCAGGGAAGGACTGCTCCAGTGGCTCTAGCGGCAGGGGAC TGCAAGGCAcccaagaaagaagaagaggcaCACTCACGCTAGGTGACGACACAGCGCTGGCTCTCTTACTCGTAGTATCAGATGAACTAACATTGACTGTGCGGACGCGGGAGGAACAACGGGACATTGGTTTCCTCAATGAAGAGAAGGTGTTCCCGGAGCTACACCTTGTTGAAGAAGATGCGGGCACCAGTGATTTCTGGTACATTGACAACGGGGCCAGCAGTCACATGACCAGAGACAAGGAAAAGTTCCACGAACTAGATAAAAGTGTCACCGGGAAAGTAACATTTGGAGATAGATCCACAATTGAAATCATGGGAAAGGGGTCCATTATGTTTATCTGCAAGAATGGGGAATATTGGCTTCTCCAGGAGGTATACTATATACCAAGGCTTCGCAGCAATCTCGTGAGCCTTGGCCAACTCACCGAGATAGGCTGCAGGGTGGTGATGAACGAAGACGAGCTAAAGATGTACGACAAACTCCATCTGCAGCTGATCATGAAGGTGAAGCGTTCGTCGAACTGTCTCTATCGCATCAAACTAGAGCAGGCGAGGCCGGTTTGTATGCTGATGAACATCGACGATCCAGCATGGCTCTAG
- the LOC120251541 gene encoding uncharacterized protein LOC120251541 isoform X1, translating into MSAKSSPAIMHFIPDPAGEATFSLSSDLLSQQPATYKCLILRTNGDLWLLDLGDGHEHVLSNSIELFWVTCGQSGEKANLIEEVSWLDYSHRGMEEAEANPKF; encoded by the exons ATGAGTGCCAAAAGCAGTCCAGCAATAATGCACTTCATCCCAGATCCAGCTGGTGAAGCAACATTTTCTCTATCATCTGATTTGTTAAGCCAACAGCCCGCTACGTACAA ATGCTTAATATTGCGAACAAATGGAGACCTTTGGTTACTTGATCTAGGTGATGGCCATGAGCATGTTCTCTCTAACTCAATTGAGCTGTTCTGGGTTACATGTGGTCAGTCCGGAGAGAAGGCAAATCTTATCGAGGAAGTATCTTGGCTAGATTATAGTCACAGAGGCATGGAG GAAGCTGAAGCTAACccaaaattttaa
- the LOC120251541 gene encoding uncharacterized protein LOC120251541 isoform X3 — protein sequence MSAKSSPAIMHFIPDPAGEATFSLSSDLLSQQPATYKCLILRTNGDLWLLDLGDGHEHVLSNSIELFWVTCGQSGEKANLIEEVSWLDYSHRGS from the exons ATGAGTGCCAAAAGCAGTCCAGCAATAATGCACTTCATCCCAGATCCAGCTGGTGAAGCAACATTTTCTCTATCATCTGATTTGTTAAGCCAACAGCCCGCTACGTACAA ATGCTTAATATTGCGAACAAATGGAGACCTTTGGTTACTTGATCTAGGTGATGGCCATGAGCATGTTCTCTCTAACTCAATTGAGCTGTTCTGGGTTACATGTGGTCAGTCCGGAGAGAAGGCAAATCTTATCGAGGAAGTATCTTGGCTAGATTATAGTCACAGAG GAAGCTGA
- the LOC120251324 gene encoding secreted RxLR effector protein 161-like yields the protein MVKPMDATEYRRAIGCLRYLVHSHPDISFAVGVARRFMEKPTIVHHNAVKKIFRYLNGTIHYGLVYAIGGVAEVITGFTDSDLAGDMDDKKSTGGMAFYINECLVSWNSQKLKTVALSSCEAEFMAAIIAACHALWLRSLLGELTGEELGVVKLFVDNKSAMALMKNPVFHGRSKHIDTKFHFIRECIEGGQIVVQFVSIEDQRADALTKALSLRKLATMQHLMGVHDLGPHQD from the coding sequence ATGGTCAAACCAATGGATGCCACTGAGTACAGGCGAGCCATTGGTTGTCTCAGGTATTTGGTGCATAGTCACCCTGATATTTCTTTTGCTGTTGGAGTAGCTAGAAGGTTCATGGAAAAACCAACAATAGTGCATCACAATGCTGTGAAGAAAATTTTCCGGTACCTAAATGGTACCATACATTATGGGCTGGTCTATGCCATAGGAGGAGTAGCAGAGGTGATCACTGGATTTACTGACAGTGACCTTGCTGGAGATATGGATGACAAAAAGAGCACGGGAGGAATGGCTTTCTACATTAATGAATGTCTTGTGTCTTGGAATTCACAGAAGTTGAAGACAGTTGCCCTTTCATCGTGCGAGGCTGAATTCATGGCGGCAATAATAGCAGCATGCCATGCACTCTGGCTTAGAAGTTTACTGGGAGAGTTAACTGGAGAAGAACTGGGAGTGGTGAAGCTGTTTGTTGACAACAAGTCAGCTATGGCATTAATGAAGAACCCTGTCTTCCATGGGCGCAGTAAACACATTGACACAAAATTCCACTTCATTCGTGAGTGCATCGAAGGAGGACAGATTGTGGTTCAGTTTGTCAGCATTGAGGATCAAAGAGCAGATGCTCTGACGAAGGCTTTGTCACTGAGGAAGCTTGCGACAATGCAGCACCTGATGGGTGTTCATGATCTCGGGCCACATCAGGATTAG
- the LOC120251541 gene encoding uncharacterized protein LOC120251541 isoform X2: MSAKSSPAIMHFIPDPAGEATFSLSSDLLSQQPATCLILRTNGDLWLLDLGDGHEHVLSNSIELFWVTCGQSGEKANLIEEVSWLDYSHRGMEEAEANPKF; encoded by the exons ATGAGTGCCAAAAGCAGTCCAGCAATAATGCACTTCATCCCAGATCCAGCTGGTGAAGCAACATTTTCTCTATCATCTGATTTGTTAAGCCAACAGCCCGCTAC ATGCTTAATATTGCGAACAAATGGAGACCTTTGGTTACTTGATCTAGGTGATGGCCATGAGCATGTTCTCTCTAACTCAATTGAGCTGTTCTGGGTTACATGTGGTCAGTCCGGAGAGAAGGCAAATCTTATCGAGGAAGTATCTTGGCTAGATTATAGTCACAGAGGCATGGAG GAAGCTGAAGCTAACccaaaattttaa